The Aestuariibaculum lutulentum genome segment GAGGCTGGTTCTTGTTTTGCATTGGGGATTACTAAATTTATAAAGCAAACTTAAAAAGATCTAAAGTAATGCCCCTCTATAAGTTAATTAAAATGCGTTTACGATAGCAAAAAAGTCTTCGGCGTTTAAAGATGCGCCTCCAATTAATCCGCCGTCTACGTCTGGTTTAGAGAAAATTTCTACTGCGTTGTTAGGTTTCACACTTCCCCCATAAAGGATAGATACAGAATCTGCTACTACTGCACCGTATTTATCGGCTAATGTTTTTCTAATGAAGGCGTGCATATCCTGTGCCTGCTCCGGACTTGCTGTTTCTCCTGTTCCAATAGCCCAAACCGGCTCGTATGCCAATACAATACTTTTAAAAGCATCTGCCTCCAAATGAAATAAAGCATTTTTTATCTGGCTTTCGACAACATTCTCGTGATTTCCTGATTTTCTGTCGGCTAATTCTTCACCAAAACAGAAAATAACACGCATGTCGTTTGCTAAAGCGGCATCAACCTTTTTAGCTAACATCTCGTCGGTTTCATTAAAGTATTCACGACGCTCGCTATGTCCTAAAATAACGGTTTCTACCCCTACGCTTTTAAGCATCGTAGCACTTACTTCTCCTGTATACGCTCCGTTTGCAGCAAAGTGCATGTTTTGAGCGATAACCTCAATACCTGAACCTTTTAAGCTGTTATATGCCGGATATAAGTTGGTTGCCGTTGGCGCTACCATAACTTCTGCATCCGACGTTTTTGTTTGTCCTTTTAAACTTGCAATTAACGATTCTGTTTCACTTAAATCGTTATTCATCTTCCAGTTTCCTGCTACAATTTGTGCTCTCATGTTACTGTTACCCCGTTTAGTTTAAGGGATTTTTATTTTAGTTGTTAGTTATAAAATTTCTTTAATGCGCTGGTCGTCGGCTTCAATCGCTTTAAACAGTTTAATTTTTCCTGATTTATCGACAACCATATATCTTGGAATCCAATCCAACTGAACAAAGGTTCCGAAAGGTCCCTTCCACCCCGATTGCATAAAATAATGCTCGCCGTTTACTTCATACTTTTCAATACCCTTTTTCCAGGCTTCTTTAGTTTTATCCAATGATAAAAACAAATAGGTTACTTCTCCAAATTGATCCTGAAGGTCATGTACTTTAGGCATACCTTTAATACAATCGCTGCACCAGGA includes the following:
- the tpiA gene encoding triose-phosphate isomerase, which codes for MRAQIVAGNWKMNNDLSETESLIASLKGQTKTSDAEVMVAPTATNLYPAYNSLKGSGIEVIAQNMHFAANGAYTGEVSATMLKSVGVETVILGHSERREYFNETDEMLAKKVDAALANDMRVIFCFGEELADRKSGNHENVVESQIKNALFHLEADAFKSIVLAYEPVWAIGTGETASPEQAQDMHAFIRKTLADKYGAVVADSVSILYGGSVKPNNAVEIFSKPDVDGGLIGGASLNAEDFFAIVNAF
- a CDS encoding TlpA family protein disulfide reductase — translated: MRLLVLSVVFCFSMLSCVAQDQPTKFTKEALNDTFETLNGETVKFKDIIKQYKGQTVVIDIWASWCSDCIKGMPKVHDLQDQFGEVTYLFLSLDKTKEAWKKGIEKYEVNGEHYFMQSGWKGPFGTFVQLDWIPRYMVVDKSGKIKLFKAIEADDQRIKEIL